Proteins co-encoded in one Candidatus Methanomethylicota archaeon genomic window:
- a CDS encoding M48 family metallopeptidase yields MDVPFDVVYRRVKYARLEFRGLRLLVVLPLNVEDPSKVLERGRVWIERQWRVVQEAVKEVDSNDIFMIFGEKYIIDCSSTKSSGVSIADKRIYLGCGDPKVCLKVFRQLKWLLKLKVESIIGDYSLRFGFKPNRVLIWRQKTKWGSCSSKGNITLNLKLVCLPEHMVKYVVFHELTHLKFKGHNRKFWQTVGMEFPNYKELERELYKYWFITEILFQNLTRNAQQSSNHEGPLKWNL; encoded by the coding sequence TTGGATGTTCCGTTTGATGTTGTTTATAGGAGGGTTAAGTATGCTAGGTTGGAGTTTAGGGGGTTGAGGTTGCTTGTTGTTTTGCCGCTTAATGTGGAGGATCCCTCTAAGGTTTTGGAGAGGGGGAGGGTTTGGATTGAGAGGCAGTGGAGGGTTGTTCAGGAGGCTGTTAAAGAGGTTGATAGCAATGATATCTTCATGATTTTCGGTGAAAAATACATTATAGATTGCTCCAGCACCAAAAGTTCTGGGGTGAGCATTGCTGATAAGAGGATATATTTGGGTTGCGGTGACCCTAAAGTCTGTTTGAAGGTTTTCCGTCAACTTAAATGGCTTTTGAAGTTGAAGGTTGAATCGATAATTGGAGATTACTCCTTAAGGTTTGGGTTTAAGCCTAATAGGGTGCTTATATGGAGGCAGAAAACTAAGTGGGGGAGCTGCTCAAGTAAGGGTAACATAACCCTAAACCTTAAACTGGTATGCCTACCAGAGCATATGGTGAAGTATGTGGTATTCCACGAATTAACCCACCTGAAGTTTAAGGGGCATAACCGTAAATTCTGGCAGACAGTGGGCATGGAATTCCCAAACTACAAGGAACTGGAACGGGAACTCTACAAATACTGGTTCATAACCGAAATACTCTTCCAAAACCTAACCAGAAATGCTCAACAATCCTCAAATCATGAGGGACCTTTAAAGTGGAATTTGTGA